The sequence atatgcatcagaataaagccagttGGTGACTGccataaaaacacctatgggtggtcactaacgggttaatgaccagctaaattttttcgtttttgcctcTCAGCAGCCATAATTTTATGAGTCCTTGTTTTatgcagaattttattattttttttcctgcgcaGTTTAGGGTACAAAAAAATTTACTGTGTAAGTTAAGTCAATTTATTTTTGCGCATGAATATTGGAAAAAGCTATTTGacggttttttttgttgtttattttttatcctattCACGTTTTAAAGTAAATAGCCTGTTAAATCAATTCTTCAGATCATGTAGATAGAGAATAGGTCtaggttttttgttttaatatagtgtatgagcaataaaataaatgttatgctAAAAAATgacttagttatttttttttaaacccatgAAGAAATAACTTTTACAACTTTCCTTTTTACTTATAACATATAAGCATTCTCCTGTGTTATatactatgtcactatgacacaggctgctgtttggACAACAGACGAGTACTGcggattccacacctaaatcctcACAGAATTAGCGAACATTCTGACggcaatacatgtgaatggggtattttatatcCCACTCACATGTTCACAAAAACATCTGCGCAGAATAATGAACTTATGTTCATTATTGACGAGTATCCCatgctggaagaaaaaaaaatggttaggTCTACTTAATTACAATGAGGCTAATCCACAGGCGGTTCTGGTGACATATCCATGGCAGAAATCAGCGTTTCATCCGTGGATtgcctaagaaaaaaaaataaaaatccatggCGGATTTGCATTGGCCAATAACGCTGCGTAAACATGGTGGCCGACAACTTCAGCAGCGGGATAACGGACCTTTTTTTGTTTGAAATGCAGTTTACAATGGCAAAGGAATTTCACGAACATTTTCCAGTCTGTGGCTTTCCCCACACGACAGAAATAGAAAAAGTGTACAATACTGGTATAAAGAGGAGTTTGGTCAAATTCTTACTTTTGCAAACAACTCTTGCTGCTGCCTTAGAAGCTCTTCTTCTGGAATGCCAAGATTTTCTAGGCGAGAATTTGCCTGTCTTCTTTTCAACGCTACCGTTTTGCACTCTTGCAGTACTTCTTTTACCTCACTGATGTAGGATCCGAAGCCCAAACTTTCAAGTGCTATTGAAGAAATAAAAGTTATTCTACTTGTCTTCAGATTAaaagttatatataaaaaaataaaataattatatatatatatatatatatatatatatatatatatatatatatatatatatatattttttttaaattctttttaaaCTGCATGCAGTGACAATTTACACGATTTTATTCATTTACATAGCGTAGCGCTGTGCAGATATTGGTCTCTGTCCCCATCGTGGCTCTCAAACTAAATTCCAAAATGACCCATCTGTATGtatgaaagaaagagagaaaacccacgcaaacacggagagaacatacaaactcaatgCAGATGTCGTCCTTGGTCAAATCCAAATCCACAACCACAGCGTTGTACGACAAATGTGCCGACCCCTAATCCATCCAGTAAACAATATATTTCATCACTGTATCATTCTCCCTTCCCTTGTAAAGACTTCACACACCTTCTGCTCTCAAATACCAGATCTAAGGTTTTGCTATAATAAAAAACCTACATAAAAACCAGTGTTTCTAATGGCAAACCTGCAGTTATAGACCCCACAATAATAGTAGTTATTCAGATTACTCACTGGCTTGACCATAAATAGTTCCCAAAAATATCctaggggaaaaaaaagaattaaatctAACAAGAAAaaggtaaaaggaaaaaaataaatcacagttAATATACAgcacggttagggtatgttcacacgcggagtcaaaaacgtctgaaaatacggtgctATTTTCtaggggaaacagctcctgattttcagacttttttgagcaactcgcgtttttggagcggttttcaatagtctatgaaaaacggctccaaaaacgccccaagacgtgacctgcacttctttctcacagtctttttttttttttgaactgcctcgtaaaaaaaatggcccgtcggaacagaacgctgtttttcccattgaaatcaatgggcagatgtttggaggcgttctgcgtccaatttttcggccatttttcatgcgtttacgacccgaaaaacggccgaaaataagccatgtgaacatgccctaacaatcACAGTTGGTGGCTAGAAGCTGAAACGTGTGAACTATGAAcagattcacacattgcagaggaGTGACATGAATACATCACATATACAGCTTCCGTAGTTGTAAACCTTTAGAAGATGTGTTTTTGCTTTAAGAAATATcctattcagaaaaaaaaaataggaacagGTACAGCGGAAAACCCAAAATCGCTTGAATGCGCAACAATAAATATCTCACCGAACTGTATTAAAACCCTAAGAGCAATGCCAAGAGCTCAACAAATCACCTTTATCCTGCGGgagctattaaaaaaaacacctcagtgAAACACACTTGTCATTATAAACTACCAAAGGAGCATCTACCATACCAATTGTGAGCAGAAGATGGCGCTACACATCCCTGCAAAGGCAAAGTTATAAACTAGGATCTAAACATTTTAGTCAATAAATCTAACAGAAAAAAAAGCCTGGGATGCTCTTCCCAATATACTGTGAAATAGAATTCAGTCCAGTGCAAGCGCAGTCCCATGTAATCGTGCGCATGTTGGCCAGGTGGTCCAGTGCATTGAGATTAGGATGTCAGCCAGGATCCAGCAATGGATTGCAGAGTGCCTAGAACATCTCATCCTTTTTTGTGCAGACCTTATATTAGACCTTGAAAAATCTGTACTTCGTAGTTCAGGAATAGAGAATGAAGACGACACGTTTGTTCCcatattcctgctgcagaaaactGGGGAGTGGAGAAGAATACagtgcaaataaaataaaaccagaaAAACAGCAAATATCCTAAAGTAAAGGCTGTAGGGCAAATACAAGCTTGCCAAGTGCAAAATGTGAATTGGGGTGCTGGAGAGTGTGAAGGCAGTTAGGATGGCATATGGCGGGTAATGCCTACTTGTGTACGGAGTCTGCATCTGTCTCATGCAACATTTGTTGGCATTTTGATACATAGTAAATGGTTTCTGGTTAGTTTGGTATTTTATATGCAGATAAACTAGTGCATATGTAGAACCACTGCTTTTGTCCTGCCTTATATATCACACTGTCCTGTCTTTTGCATATTATGTTTTAATTGGGTGCATTTAATGGTTTGTACAACTATTTGTTGAAGTAATAATAAAAGTATTTATATTTTGCCATCTTGTTTTGCATTTTCTTTATGTGAGGAATCGCGTGAATTATAGGTTGTTGCTTAGACTGGAATGTTTTAGCcccgtgtgcgtatatgtgtattTGAGAAGGAGAATTGTCATTGTGCACCCCCTGGGGACAGTATCTCTGTACTGCGCTGTGGTACAATATAGAAGGTTCCTTCTATCCATTTCATATATCTACTCCCTCCAGCCCAACAATGAATTATTCAGGTTATTGTTGCACAcaatacattttaaaggggttttctagccaCATTGCCTCACTGTGTTGCCTCCGGGTGCAGTTATAAAGCACTGGTGATCGGTAGGAGGCGGCAGCAATACAGGCCACtcccttaaggctacattcacacgagcgtatcaaattcacgcgcatgaaaaacacacgtgaatctggtccgttatgcatcagtgtgctttgcgagtggcgtgCGTtagtcacgcactcacaaagcacatttgtttttttttattaatttcaattgaatTGAGGCGCAAATCATGTATCACACAcgaatgtgcatccgtgtgcggtgcgtattTCACGAACCCATGGACTTCAATAGGCGCGttggtgcgtgataacgcacaaatataggacatgcagtgagtttcaagcaacggactctcgctgcgtgaaaactcctgcatgtgtgaacggccccattgaaatcaacgggtccatgtgctgcgcgtgatttccatgcacaacacacggacgttattcacgttcgtctgaatgagccctaatattGAATGGTATGTAAGCAGCTCGTGTTTGCATGCTCCCTCCCACCACCTGCATTCTGTATATTACAGAGTATAAGCACTTTACTCGCTCACACTAAAACTTCATTTTAGATTTGTGGGGAAACcctttaaaaaaggaaaaaaaattctaaacagtGTTGACTAAACCCATGAAATGTACATGAACCTTGTGCTCACtatcttttattgtatttttgtaagttgtgtataaatatttatataaagaagTCATCTAATCTCTGTAGTAAATTATTCATAGTCACCATATGTTGGCAATTAAAAGCTTTGATACTTATTTAgtgcactgaccaaaaacgtaaaATCAGTGAACCCCCCTGCTGCAAAGTATGTGAATATTCAGCAATGCACAAGATATGTCAATAACGTGTCCAAGCAGAGGGCACAACAATGCCTCCAGCCTGTGTTTCTTGTGCAGGACACGTCATGGAGATTTATAACAGATTCTGCGCTGccttaaaatgaaaaaactttttaacAATTTTATAGATGCGCGTCAAGTTCTTTAAAGGCTTTGCTGAATTTATTTTTCATTGCATTGAACGTATTTTACTAAAAACATTTACCATTAGTTTTAAAGGAAACCAGTCACGTCGAGCATGGTGTCCAATCTGCAGGCACCATGCTATAAAACAGgagaagctgagcagattgatttaTAGTCTTGTATGAAAACGGTGTGGGAAAAATTCCTGTAATTTATGCATTTAAATCCCTGCCCAAtgtgtccagtgggcggtctcaaccACTGATGGACAGTCTTCCCCGCAATAGCGTGCATACAGAAATAGCCGCTATCTGGCCCATTCTCCTCAACGTTAATCTAAGCCGACATCTTcacacacaaacagaaaaaaaacaaaagtaaaagctATGCAGACctttgaggacttttttttttttttttttttttttaaacatattagaAGATTTTAGACAACTTATTGattgatttttattaaaaaaatgttttcctttttgagatacagattcTACGTATCCTGGATCTATGTCGCTGTATCTTGTGCTCAAACCCAAATTAGTAAGACCAAGAATCGGTGGatcgagacacgcaggacccaatgTCACTGGAGCCGTTATTCCCGCCGACTTAACGTCTTTGGGtttgagtgcaagatacagcttctatgtatgcagaaaatctgcagaaaacaagtgcggaaattgacctgcagtgcggattctcaatctgcagcagaTCAAAATTAATTTTGCACGcaggctgcagaatttctgcaggaTTTCTATCCCGTATGCAGGGGACCTAAGACATACAAGCTGCAGCAAACAGtccaacaaaacaattgtaaaaatgtctgaaaatgtgTCTGTAGCCTTTAAATAAAGTgcggtattaaaaaaataataataaaaaaaatgcacatagaAATACTGCTTTTTATCATTCTGCAAATATCCAATGCAGGAATCCATAACGAATTACGCTTTCTAAATACAGCTACAGTAGATAGTGAAAATATGCAAAGTCTGGTATACCGCAAAGAACGAAACCAGACTAGTTTTCACCTGCAGTGACATTTGCTATGCAACCAGATACTGCACGCGTGGACATGGGAGCAGGGCTGGACAAATCCCAGGAGCCAGGAAGCCAATGTGCCCGTTCCTGCTAATGTGAATGCTTTGTTGGGTCACAGAAAATATTAAATAGGTTCTTAGGTCTAAATGACTCAGGTTTCATCTACCGTGTCATAACTCTAGAAAACAGAAAGAAGAAAGTGCACTGGAGGCAAATGTAATGACTTTCACTTTCAGGTGTCACTGCTACTATGCACAAGCCCTATAAAGACAATATATTATAACTAGGGGACACTTCTCATGCATTATATAAGGTTACCAGCTACTGAATCCAGGGGGTACCAGCTGTCACATCCAACAGATGTCTCATGGATGGAAACGCAGACAACAAAATCAGCGCAcaaatttatcatcacataacaAGGTCTCTTAGGCCCACCATGAACTATGTTCTGCGTAGGCACCGGGAAAGAAGCAAGCACATATACAGAGTATCTATACGCCGCCATTCACCCAGTGTTTGCCAAAATAATTGTCCATTTGGCATCTGTCGGGTAGGTATGCGTCGCCATACCTTTTCTTTTTGCTGtatagaatagtgtagtagagggatatagtaaaaaaaaaaaaaaaatctacatacacacagacacactactTCAAGATTTGAAGAAATACAGTTGGCTTAATCACCACTAAGTAAGCAACAGTTCAGTTCACATCTCAACATTCCTTAATGTGAACCAAAACGTCACTTACTTGGTGGTGATTAAACCAACCGTTTTCCTTcaaatcttgaagtcctggtgctgttacctgTCCCATGGTTTCTTCTATATTGAAGTTGAGAAATGTattcaccctaagggtatgtgcacacgagaagtggcttttacgtctgaaatgacagactgttttcaggagaaagcagctgcgttgtttcagacgtaaaagctccttctcgcattttgcgaggcgtctgtgacgcccgtaatcttgagctgttcttcattgacttcaatgaaaaacggctcaaattaagtttcaaagaagtgccctgcacttctttgacgaggcagtcaatttacacgtcgtcgttggacagctgtcaaacgacgacgcgtaaatgacaggtcgtctgcacagtacgtcggcaaacccattcaaatgaatgggcagatgtttgccgacgtattgtagccctattttcaggcgtaaatcgaggcataatatgcctcgtttacgcctgaaaataggtcgtgtgaacccagcctaacgtgcacatggcctgatttttagCTGTTTTGGAGTGCTATGTTCATCTTTGTTTGGACTGTATTGTaattagaaataaatatatatacatacacatatatatatatatacacacacacacacatacacacataccaaACAGTCCAAAGAGCAGCACCATATAGGTGcgtgggtgcaagcctcagggCCTAGACCTAGATTTTTTTCAATGTACACAAAAAAAAGTATagtaggcagcactccagaatagtgataaaaaaatgtgTCCTTTATTCGCCCATTAGTATGTGATGTCTCAGCCCccaacatacacattatatatatatacacacacacacacacacacacacaatgttctGTATACGTTTTTGTACTTTGTGGTCCTATTGGTGACGTATGCCTATGTAGTAACCTCCCAgcgtatacctctgatggaaggctCAAACGTAATGCAAACAGACCCAAACATGGCTATTTCTGGGAACAGTTGACATGTCCTACACTCGAGCTTAAAAGGAGACAAATACTTTTTACCTCATATAGTACATGGCCAAATGTGCTTTAAAAGGATATTCTCATGGCACATCCacagatacgtcataaatgtaggTGGGGTTCCCTCCCTCTGGGAACCTCATCTATGGGGAGGATGGGAGTCCACTGATGCTCACTTGGCAAGCCTAGGAGACGGACAGCAGCCGCATGTAGGCACctcactttccaagagccacacACAGACTGTATTCTGCACTCTGCTATAGGACACATGTACAAGGTTTACTGAAGGAGCTCCACACCCATCTAAATTATGGTTACAAATTAGGCAAGGTACACAAATATCTGGCCTGTTACAGGAAGAGTCAGGCTATGTACACACGTGTAGGGCTACCTTAGGCaaatttgctgtgttttttcgcTTTAAAGAAAATCCCAGGTTCAAACTTAGATTTCTGCCGCAGATTTTCCAGTAGCTCCACATACATATTAGCCCAATAATTAAATACAGCAAACCTGTGTTTTTTCCATGCCaaatttgtgccaatattgaacaTGCTGTGGAATTTAAATTCAGTTTGTTGTTAtttcacagatttttttctgctgcatgtgaatgaggTTACAAAGGCTCCATTTCCTTGCATTGGATGCAGCATGTCAGTGGATTTGATAAGGATATAGGtgcaaaatccacaccaaataCTAAACATGTAAGCACAGCCTAAGCGTACGTTCACACACGTCAGATTTTCTGTAGACATTTTTATGGTTGTCcctttcatctgaatggggtaagCAGAAATCCATTCACAAGCTAcagaaacaaccctattcagatgTAATGAACGGGTTTTCTATGTTGCAGGCATGGAGTCCTTAGCCACATCTGTGTTAGCAGCTGTAAAGATGAACCTGCGTACATTGATATCTATGAGCAGGTTGTTTCTAACATGGACACAGCTGGAAATTCTCTGCATGATCCATAATGACACCTGATCCTGCCAAGGGGGACAGAGGTAAGTGCTCGCTCTGTGTAACCCTATTACAGATAAGTGTGGAGGTCctataaatatttaatttgtgtataatgtgccaacCTATTAAAGCAGATCCGtcatatttctttttttccaaTAGTTTCTGagacaggctgggttcacagttttttgcaagcggaaattctgcctcaaaattccgtttggaagtttgaggcagattttcctctgcctgcacgccgattttcgctgcgtttttcgcccgtgggcataaaactcagcgaaatacgctttctctggctcccattgatgtcaatgggaggtcagaggcgtaaacgcccgaagatagggcatctcCGTTCTTTCTCCCGcgtgacggttttaccgctcgcgggaaaaaagacgcctccgtctcccattgaaatcaatgggaggcattttcggctggtttttgacgagttttgcggcttggtttccgcgtcaaaaaactcagtgtgaacatgcccttaaaggtTATATTTGCAGTACCTGTCCAGTACTGCAGACTTGTAGTCCAACAATATGCATGATATTCACATTCCCCCTCACCCTCTGACATATATATACACGTCAATCAAGGGTTAGAGGACGTGGCATGAATGTCATTGGACTCCAAGACTGCAGCGCTGGCCATGCAATATATCAATCTTTCAGTAAAAAAGGATTATAGAGCAGGACTGTGCACAATAAGTTTTTCTAAACCACTTTTATTACGGATGTTGTTTCTAGCAGCAGCACGGATTGTGTAAAGAAggtgctgccggctgctcataactcttcAGTGGCCCCATGGCTTCCTATGCAGAACAGCTGCCAGCGCTATAGGATTCTATAAACGCTAACGACCGTTCTGGCAATGGGAGACAAGCAGGACGCTACGAGGTATGAGCAATCAGCAGCACGGACTATATACACAGTCCATGCTGCTGCTAAAAACAAAACCGCTAATAAAAGGTATTTCAAAAAAACGAGATCGTTTTTCAATGAAAGTGGAGGTACACGTTAACtaataagtgacagaccgctAAAATCAACGTGTCCGTCACTACTTTGTATGCTGCTCTCCCTATAAAAATCTGACAGATCTTCTTTACGTCACATACTGAGCTGGCACTGCTGTTCTTGTGAATTGTTTCTGCACCCATACCAGGTATAATGCGGTCCCCATATGCTACTATCGTGCAGACATATGCTGTAGGTGTCCTTTTGGAATACATTTGACAGCGACTACACTTTTTAATATCCCTAAAAACATGTTTCGTTCATTTATACCCAACTCTCGGAAAGAACAGGTGACAGCAGGGCCCGGCCATTCTGCAAAAATGAGTTTATTCTGGCACTGAAATGAGGCCCCACCACCAAGGGGAAGGCTAAAGAGACACTTGACAGTGcaaatcaataaaaaataataaacttgatGGAAAAACCAGACCTTTTCCGGACTGATGTTAATGGGATTCCTCTGCCAGGGGtctgcaaccttcggcactccagctgttgtaaaattacatctcccagcatgcactAAGAAGCAAAGGCTTTATTATGCCGGCCAAAggctgtcagagcatgctgggaattgtagtttgtcAACAGCTGAAGTGGTTGCTGACCCCTGTGTAGTAGTCCCTCACCACTGTAAATCAGCAAGGACCCAGGGAAGCCTCAGGTATATCTTTGGGCCCTTTGCGTTCCGCTTCTTGTCACCCACACAGGATTGGCGCAGTAACGTGCTCCATGACATATGGCTATGGTAACATTTTGGACAATACATAAGGCTAAAGTGTTCAAATATATGCCGACCATTCTTCTCTTTGTTCTATTACAGGGGGTCTTCAGCCTGTTGATCCCTGGCTgtagaaaaactacaactcccagcatgccctgccaGACTGATGTTAtagcatgctgggagatgtagttttggAACAGCTGTCCAGCATGGAGGGTGTTTCAGATCTTACCTTGGATGACGTGCTCGGGGGAGATGGTCTTTTTCTCTGACTTGTTGCAGATCTCATTGGCTTCTGAAGAGATAAGGTGGATGAACTCAGTGCAGCAATTCACTACCAGCTCTCGGGCATCATTGGCCACTCTGACACTGGGCAGAGTCTCTTTAATCATCTTGTTGATGGCAGCCCGGGGAATGGTGAGGTCATCATCGTTACCGGACGAGGAGGCCATGTCTTTGAGAAAAGTAACGGAGACCTGGGGGCGAGGATTCCCTCGTTAAGGGGTGAGGATATGGCAACAACCACTGCGCAGGAAGCGCTAAAACCAAATAGAGAAAAATCCACAGTCCGCAATAAAACACCGGAGAGAGAACGACGCCGGCTCTCTGTTCCTCCTCACAACATTCTCCAAGCTCCGCTCAACACACACCGGGGCCAGAGACAAAGAGCGGCGGGCAAGCTAgatgtatttaaaataaaaaaagaaaaaaaaaagtaaacgggAGATGAGTAGAATCCAGTCACAGGAACATCCCGGCGGAGAGAACACGCACAGCGGAGAGCCTCCTTCTCCCGCCGGAAGCGGCGTCTGAGGGGGAGCGCGGCGCACTGTTTTCCACTTCCGGGAGCGCGGCGACGTCCAGGTTACCATGGCTGTGCCGCGCTGGCGCGTAGTGACGTCATACGCTGTGCCGGCAGAGAGCGGAAGATCTGTTAAAGGGACATTAGCATAATACATCAGAGAGGACGGGAAGTGTAGGGACGGCAGCATGGAGCAACTTTACTATCTGTTTGAGACTAGGTAGAGGTAAAATAACCCCTCCCCCTGCTGCAGGAATTTTATagcagtttatttttttgtaatactGGGGTATAACAAAACTACGTCAGTATGGATACGTGACATGGAATTTATTGACGCAGGCTCTAAATCTGCGCAGAAAAATGAAACCATGTTTGCACCGagctttcccattgaaatcaatataaAGTGGACTTCGACGTGAAATCTGGAGCATGTGAATGCGGCCTTATGTGCATTGTATTCCTCAACATGGCGCACATAATTGTTAAATATAGCACAGCTGATGAGCTACGCCCTGTTATACCCGCAGTGTGGGAGTGCGcgctacaaccccccccccccctttttttttttttttttttttaaatagttcagAAGTGGAGGGGACCATGATAAATATGGCATTTATATTAATCGTAATTGCATTGATGAATTTGCCCCAGTGGAGCGGCAGCATGGACTTCTGCACTGCCACATCATAATCCGatactcctcccccccccccccccccccgagtatGTTTTATAATTGGAGTTGGGCACTTTACAACCAGGAGCGGTTATCAGGTCACGTTCAGACCGTCATATATAGTTCTTGGTATATGTTGCGGTGGATCCTATAGGAGGAAAGTGATTTTGAATGTTCCCAGACACCAAGTGCGCAGCTGCTGTTTTGTGTTTGAGTCACTTCTATGAAAGACAAgtgaaaaatagctgaaatgaagCCTGAGTGCCGCTCTCCGGCTCGGTTCACACATCGTGTATTTGTTGTGGAGTTTTGGTTGCAGTTCAGGACATTGTAAGTGAATGAGGTTTTAACAAAATTCACTCACATGGTAAAAATCCCCAGCAGATCCTAGGCATGATGCAGGGTTTCAAATCCGCAGCGTGCCCCATTTTTTGGGAAAATACAGTGGATTTAATTCGTTGCTTTGCAAAGAGTGAAAACCACGGCTATACAGCATCTGCACCCAAATTTGCAatgaaatctgcatgtaacacatgcagattttgatatGTATCTTTAGGCCGGCTCCACAGTGTAATTTCTAtgctgtgtgtgaacccagctttaaccACTTGCCGACATTTGATGTAGAGTTACGTCATAGCCAGCCAGAGGAATTCTAGAGCGAAGacacaggctgagcccgctccatactaaggccccatgcacacgaccgtgcccataatcgcGGACGGCCGTCTGCATTTTCGGGTTGTgcacccattataaagtataggagcagggTCCAtaaaataataggacatgtcctattttttacggaaggtttctattccacggacaccttcccgtaaatatacgggaaggtgtccatcggccatagaactgaataggtctgtaattacggactaaatctacggtcttgtgcatggggcctaagcgagtgtcggctgtatgttacagccgacgcttccctgtaacgagcgggatcccgctcgtttaaccccttagatgcagcggtcaatagcgacctcagCAAATAAGCCCTTAGAATGAGGAGGGTAGACCCGTTGCCCCCCCATGCTAGTCAATTTCGGGGTTGTAGTGTATACACTGAGCCACACCCAGCACTCTCGGTCAAGTCATAtaacattgtaagggtatgttcacacggcaacgaaaaatatgtctgaaattacggagctgttttcaggtgaaaacagctcctgaatttcagatgtttttacaagtactcgcgtttttcgcggcatccattacggacgtaattggagctgtttttcaatgaaaaactgctccaattacg is a genomic window of Rhinoderma darwinii isolate aRhiDar2 chromosome 7, aRhiDar2.hap1, whole genome shotgun sequence containing:
- the DR1 gene encoding protein Dr1, which translates into the protein MASSSGNDDDLTIPRAAINKMIKETLPSVRVANDARELVVNCCTEFIHLISSEANEICNKSEKKTISPEHVIQALESLGFGSYISEVKEVLQECKTVALKRRQANSRLENLGIPEEELLRQQQELFAKARQQQAELAQQEWLQMQQAAQQAQLAAASASATNQAGSSQDEEDDDI